In Polyodon spathula isolate WHYD16114869_AA chromosome 27, ASM1765450v1, whole genome shotgun sequence, one DNA window encodes the following:
- the LOC121301539 gene encoding mast cell protease 1A-like, with amino-acid sequence MVPLHLLSILLLMPVLTSAGVLQGGIIGGHDAKPHSRPYMAYVVLKRTAGTSNCGGFLVREDFVMTAAHCQARKIYVLLGAHDLTQNEPSQVLVDVKESIPHPDYSSDNLAHDIMLLKLNGKVKLSDSIAVLPLPDSEADLKGKSECLLSGWGNTARNGTNNPHKLQEVNVTVLDRDKCNQSWGDKITKEMICTASRRGGCKGDSGSPLVCGGVAHGVVSFGVQPCGLHGFPHIYTRIAEYLPWISKVLNSSCKIPGAR; translated from the exons ATGGTGCCTCTTCACCTGCTCTCCATTCTGCTGCTGATGCCGGTCCTGACCAGTGCTG GGGTGCTTCAGGGTGGGATCATCGGCGGGCATGATGCCAAGCCCCACAGCAGACCCTACATGGCTTATGTGGTGCTCAAGAGGACAGCTGGCACATCCAACTGCGGTGGCTTCCTGGTGCGAGAGGACTTTGTCATGACGGCTGCGCACTGCCAAGCCCG AAAGATCTATGTTTTACTTGGAGCCCACGACCTGACTCAGAACGAGCCGTCACAGGTGCTGGTGGATGTGAAAGAGAGCATCCCTCACCCTGATTATTCTTCCGACAACCTGGCCCATGACATCATGCTGCTGAAG CTCAATGGAAAGGTGAAGCTCAGTGACAGCATTGCAGTGCTTCCCTTGCCAGACAGTGAAGCAGACCTGAAGGGCAAAAGTGAGTGTCTCTTGAGCGGCTGGGGCAACACGGCTCGCAATGGCACAAACAACCCCCACAAGCTGCAGGAGGTGAATGTCACCGTGCTGGACAGAGACAAGTGCAACCAGAGCTGGGGGGACAAGATCACAAAGGAAATGATCTGCACCGCCTCTCGCAGGGGGGGCTGCAAG GGAGACTCTGGGAGCCCGCTGGTGTGTGGAGGAGTTGCTCACGGCGTGGTGTCCTTCGGGGTGCAGCCCTGCGGACTTCACGGCTTCCCCCACATCTACACCCGCATTGCAGAGTACCTGCCCTGGATCAGCAAAGTCCTGAACTCATCGTGCAAAATCCCTGGAGCTCGTTAG